One Pyrococcus furiosus DSM 3638 genomic region harbors:
- a CDS encoding ORC1-type DNA replication protein, producing MNEGEHQIKLDELFEKLLRARKIFKNKDVLRHSYTPKDLPHRHEQIETLAQILVPVLRGETPSNIFVYGKTGTGKTVTVKFVTEELKRISEKYNIPVDVIYINCEIVDTHYRVLANIVNYFKDETGIEVPMVGWPTDEVYAKLKQVIDMKERFVIIVLDEIDKLVKKSGDEVLYSLTRINTELKRAKVSVIGISNDLKFKEYLDPRVLSSLSEEEVVFPPYDANQLRDILTQRAEEAFYPGVLDEGVIPLCAALAAREHGDARKALDLLRVAGEIAEREGASKVTEKHVWKAQEKIEQDMMEEVIKTLPLQSKVLLYAIVLLDENGDLPANTGDVYAVYRELCEYIDLEPLTQRRISDLINELDMLGIINAKVVSKGRYGRTKEIRLNVTSYKIRNVLRYDYSIQPLLTISLKSEQRRLI from the coding sequence ATGAACGAAGGTGAACATCAAATAAAGCTTGACGAGCTATTCGAAAAGTTGCTCCGAGCTAGGAAGATATTCAAAAACAAAGATGTCCTTAGGCATAGCTATACTCCCAAGGATCTACCTCACAGACATGAGCAAATAGAAACTCTCGCCCAAATTTTAGTACCAGTTCTCAGAGGAGAAACTCCATCAAACATATTCGTTTATGGGAAGACTGGAACTGGAAAGACTGTAACTGTAAAATTTGTAACTGAAGAGCTGAAAAGAATATCTGAAAAATACAACATTCCAGTTGATGTGATCTACATTAATTGTGAGATTGTCGATACTCACTATAGAGTTCTTGCTAACATAGTTAACTACTTCAAAGATGAGACTGGGATTGAAGTTCCAATGGTAGGTTGGCCTACCGATGAAGTTTACGCAAAGCTTAAGCAGGTTATAGATATGAAGGAGAGGTTTGTGATAATTGTGTTGGATGAAATTGACAAGTTGGTAAAGAAGAGTGGTGATGAGGTTCTCTATTCATTAACAAGAATAAATACTGAACTTAAAAGGGCTAAAGTGAGTGTAATTGGTATATCAAACGACCTTAAATTTAAAGAGTATCTAGATCCAAGAGTTCTCTCAAGTTTGAGTGAGGAAGAGGTGGTATTCCCACCCTATGATGCAAATCAGCTTAGGGATATACTGACCCAAAGAGCTGAAGAGGCCTTTTATCCTGGGGTTTTAGACGAAGGTGTGATTCCCCTCTGTGCAGCATTAGCTGCTAGAGAGCATGGAGATGCAAGAAAGGCACTTGACCTTCTAAGAGTTGCAGGGGAAATAGCGGAAAGAGAAGGGGCAAGTAAAGTAACTGAAAAGCATGTTTGGAAAGCCCAGGAAAAGATTGAACAGGACATGATGGAGGAGGTAATAAAAACTCTACCCCTTCAGTCAAAAGTTCTCCTCTATGCCATAGTTCTTTTGGACGAAAACGGCGATTTACCAGCAAATACTGGGGATGTTTACGCTGTTTATAGGGAATTGTGCGAGTACATTGACTTGGAACCTCTCACCCAAAGAAGGATAAGTGATCTAATTAATGAGCTTGACATGCTTGGAATAATAAATGCAAAAGTTGTTAGTAAGGGGAGATATGGGAGGACAAAGGAAATAAGGCTTAACGTTACCTCATATAAGATAAGAAATGTGCTGAGATATGATTACTCTATTCAGCCCCTCCTCACAATTTCCCTTAAGAGTGAGCAGAGGAGGTTGATCTAA
- a CDS encoding DNA-directed DNA polymerase II small subunit, producing MDEFVKSLLKANYLITPSAYYLLREYYEKGEFSIVELVKFARSRESYIITDALATEFLKVKGLEPILPVETKGGFVSTGESQKEQSYEESFGTKEEISQEIKEGESFISTGSEPLEEELNSIGIEEIGANEELVSNGNDNGGEAIVFDKYGYPMVYAPEEIEVEEKEYSKYEDLTIPMNPDFNYVEIKEDYDVVFDVRNVKLKPPKVKNGNGKEGEIIVEAYASLFRSRLKKLRKILRENPELDNVVDIGKLKYVKEDETVTIIGLVNSKREVNKGLIFEIEDLTGKVKVFLPKDSEDYREAFKVLPDAVVAFKGVYSKRGILYANKFYLPDVPLYRRQKPPLEEKVYAILISDIHVGSKEFCENAFIKFLEWLNGNVETKEEEEIVSRVKYLIIAGDVVDGVGVYPGQYADLTIPDIFDQYEALANLLSHVPKHITMFIAPGNHDAARQAIPQPEFYKEYAKPIYKLKNAVIISNPAVIRLHGRDFLIAHGRGIEDVVGSVPGLTHHKPGLPMVELLKMRHVAPMFGGKVPIAPDPEDLLVIEEVPDVVHMGHVHVYDAVVYRGVQLVNSATWQAQTEFQKMVNIVPTPAKVPVVDIDTAKVVKVLDFSGWC from the coding sequence ATGGATGAATTTGTAAAATCACTTCTAAAAGCTAACTATCTAATAACTCCCTCTGCCTACTATCTCTTGAGAGAATACTATGAAAAAGGTGAATTCTCAATTGTGGAGCTGGTAAAATTTGCAAGATCAAGAGAGAGCTACATAATTACTGATGCTTTAGCAACAGAATTCCTTAAAGTTAAAGGCCTTGAACCAATTCTTCCAGTGGAAACAAAGGGGGGTTTTGTTTCCACTGGAGAGTCCCAAAAAGAGCAGTCTTATGAAGAGTCTTTTGGGACTAAAGAAGAAATTTCCCAGGAGATTAAAGAAGGAGAGAGTTTTATTTCCACTGGAAGTGAACCACTTGAAGAGGAGCTCAATAGCATTGGAATTGAGGAAATTGGGGCAAATGAAGAGTTAGTTTCTAATGGAAATGACAATGGTGGAGAGGCAATTGTCTTTGACAAATATGGCTATCCAATGGTATATGCTCCAGAAGAAATAGAGGTTGAGGAGAAGGAGTACTCGAAGTATGAAGATCTGACAATACCCATGAACCCCGACTTCAATTATGTGGAAATAAAGGAAGATTATGATGTTGTCTTCGATGTTAGGAATGTAAAGCTGAAGCCTCCTAAGGTAAAGAACGGTAATGGGAAGGAAGGTGAAATAATTGTTGAAGCTTATGCTTCTCTCTTCAGGAGTAGGTTGAAGAAGTTAAGGAAAATACTAAGGGAAAATCCTGAATTGGACAATGTTGTTGATATTGGGAAGCTGAAGTATGTGAAGGAAGATGAAACCGTGACAATAATAGGGCTTGTCAATTCCAAGAGGGAAGTGAATAAAGGATTGATATTTGAAATAGAAGATCTCACAGGAAAGGTTAAAGTTTTCTTGCCGAAAGATTCGGAAGATTATAGGGAGGCATTTAAGGTTCTTCCAGATGCCGTCGTCGCTTTTAAGGGGGTGTATTCAAAGAGGGGAATTTTGTACGCCAACAAGTTTTACCTTCCAGACGTTCCCCTCTATAGGAGACAAAAGCCTCCACTGGAAGAGAAAGTTTATGCTATTCTCATAAGTGATATACACGTCGGAAGTAAAGAGTTCTGCGAAAATGCCTTCATAAAGTTCTTAGAGTGGCTCAATGGAAACGTTGAAACTAAGGAAGAGGAAGAAATCGTGAGTAGGGTTAAGTATCTAATCATTGCAGGAGATGTTGTTGATGGTGTTGGCGTTTATCCGGGCCAGTATGCCGACTTGACGATTCCAGATATATTCGACCAGTATGAGGCCCTCGCAAACCTTCTCTCTCACGTTCCTAAGCACATAACAATGTTCATTGCCCCAGGAAACCACGATGCTGCTAGGCAAGCTATTCCCCAACCAGAATTCTACAAAGAGTATGCAAAACCTATATACAAGCTCAAGAACGCCGTGATAATAAGCAATCCTGCTGTAATAAGACTACATGGTAGGGACTTTCTGATAGCTCATGGTAGGGGGATAGAGGATGTCGTTGGAAGTGTTCCTGGGTTGACCCATCACAAGCCCGGCCTCCCAATGGTTGAACTATTGAAGATGAGGCATGTAGCTCCAATGTTTGGAGGAAAGGTTCCAATAGCTCCTGATCCAGAAGATTTGCTTGTTATAGAAGAAGTTCCTGATGTAGTTCACATGGGTCACGTTCACGTTTACGATGCGGTAGTTTATAGGGGAGTTCAGCTGGTTAACTCCGCCACCTGGCAGGCTCAGACCGAGTTCCAGAAGATGGTGAACATAGTTCCAACGCCTGCAAAGGTTCCCGTTGTTGATATTGATACTGCAAAAGTTGTCAAGGTTTTGGACTTTAGTGGGTGGTGCTGA
- a CDS encoding DNA polymerase II large subunit, which yields MELPKEIEEYFEMLQREIDKAYEIAKKARSQGKDPSTDVEIPQATDMAGRVESLVGPPGVAQRIRELLKEYDKEIVALKIVDEIIEGKFGDFGSKEKYAEQAVRTALAILTEGIVSAPLEGIADVKIKRNTWADNSEYLALYYAGPIRSSGGTAQALSVLVGDYVRRKLGLDRFKPSGKHIERMVEEVDLYHRAVSRLQYHPSPDEVRLAMRNIPIEITGEATDDVEVSHRDVEGVETNQLRGGAILVLAEGVLQKAKKLVKYIDKMGIDGWEWLKEFVEAKEKGEEIEESESKAEESKVETRVEVEKGFYYKLYEKFRAEIAPSEKYAKEIIGGRPLFAGPSENGGFRLRYGRSRVSGFATWSINPATMVLVDEFLAIGTQMKTERPGKGAVVTPATTAEGPIVKLKDGSVVRVDDYNLALKIRDEVEEILYLGDAIIAFGDFVENNQTLLPANYVEEWWIQEFVKAVNEAYEVELRPFEENPRESVEEAAEYLEVDPEFLAKMLYDPLRVKPPVELAIHFSEILEIPLHPYYTLYWNTVNPKDVERLWGVLKDKATIEWGTFRGIKFAKKIEISLDDLGSLKRTLELLGLPHTVREGIVVVDYPWSAALLTPLGNLEWEFKAKPFYTVIDIINENNQIKLRDRGISWIGARMGRPEKAKERKMKPPVQVLFPIGLAGGSSRDIKKAAEEGKIAEVEIAFFKCPKCGHVGPETLCPECGIRKELIWTCPKCGAEYTNSQAEGYSYSCPKCNVKLKPFTKRKIKPSELLNRAMENVKVYGVDKLKGVMGMTSGWKIAEPLEKGLLRAKNEVYVFKDGTIRFDATDAPITHFRPREIGVSVEKLRELGYTHDFEGKPLVSEDQIVELKPQDVILSKEAGKYLLRVARFVDDLLEKFYGLPRFYNAEKMEDLIGHLVIGLAPHTSAGIVGRIIGFVDALVGYAHPYFHAAKRRNCDGDEDSVMLLLDALLNFSRYYLPEKRGGKMDAPLVITTRLDPREVDSEVHNMDVVRYYPLEFYEATYELKSPKELVGVIERVEDRLGKPEMYYGIKFTHDTDDIALGPKMSLYKQLGDMEEKVKRQLTLAERIRAVDQHYVAETILNSHLIPDLRGNLRSFTRQEFRCVKCNTKYRRPPLDGKCPVCGGKIVLTVSKGAIEKYLGTAKMLVANYNVKPYTRQRICLTEKDIDSLFEYLFPEAQLTLIVDPNDICMKMIKERTGETVQGGLLENFNSSGNNGKKIEKKEKKAKEKPKKKKVISLDDFFSKR from the coding sequence ATGGAGCTTCCAAAGGAAATTGAGGAGTATTTTGAGATGCTTCAAAGGGAAATTGACAAAGCTTACGAGATTGCTAAGAAGGCTAGGAGTCAGGGTAAAGACCCCTCAACCGATGTTGAGATTCCCCAGGCTACAGACATGGCTGGAAGAGTTGAGAGCTTAGTTGGCCCTCCCGGAGTTGCTCAGAGAATTAGGGAGCTTTTAAAAGAGTATGATAAGGAAATTGTTGCTTTAAAGATAGTTGATGAGATAATTGAGGGCAAATTTGGTGATTTTGGAAGTAAAGAGAAGTACGCTGAACAGGCTGTAAGGACAGCCTTGGCAATATTAACTGAGGGTATTGTTTCTGCTCCACTTGAGGGTATAGCTGATGTTAAAATCAAGCGAAACACCTGGGCTGATAACTCTGAATACCTCGCCCTTTACTATGCTGGGCCAATTAGGAGTTCTGGTGGAACTGCTCAAGCTCTCAGTGTACTTGTTGGTGATTACGTTAGGCGAAAGCTTGGCCTTGATAGGTTTAAGCCAAGTGGGAAGCATATAGAGAGAATGGTTGAGGAAGTTGACCTCTATCATAGAGCTGTTTCAAGGCTTCAATATCATCCCTCACCTGATGAAGTGAGATTAGCAATGAGGAATATTCCCATAGAAATCACTGGTGAAGCCACTGACGATGTGGAGGTTTCCCATAGAGATGTAGAGGGAGTTGAGACAAATCAGCTGAGAGGAGGAGCGATCCTAGTTTTGGCGGAGGGTGTTCTCCAGAAGGCTAAAAAGCTCGTGAAATACATTGACAAGATGGGGATTGATGGATGGGAGTGGCTTAAAGAGTTTGTAGAGGCTAAAGAAAAAGGTGAAGAAATCGAAGAGAGTGAAAGTAAAGCCGAGGAGTCAAAAGTTGAAACAAGGGTGGAGGTAGAGAAGGGATTCTACTACAAGCTCTATGAGAAATTTAGGGCTGAGATTGCCCCAAGCGAAAAGTATGCAAAGGAAATAATTGGTGGGAGGCCGTTATTCGCTGGACCCTCGGAAAATGGGGGATTTAGGCTTAGATATGGTAGAAGTAGGGTGAGTGGATTTGCAACATGGAGCATAAATCCAGCAACAATGGTTTTGGTTGACGAGTTCTTGGCCATTGGAACTCAAATGAAAACCGAGAGGCCTGGGAAAGGTGCAGTAGTGACTCCAGCAACAACCGCTGAAGGGCCGATTGTTAAGCTAAAGGATGGGAGTGTTGTTAGGGTTGATGATTACAACTTGGCCCTCAAAATAAGGGATGAAGTCGAAGAGATACTTTATTTGGGAGATGCAATCATAGCCTTTGGAGACTTTGTGGAGAACAATCAAACTCTCCTTCCTGCAAACTATGTAGAGGAGTGGTGGATCCAAGAGTTCGTAAAGGCCGTTAATGAGGCATATGAAGTTGAGCTTAGACCCTTTGAGGAAAATCCCAGGGAGAGCGTTGAGGAAGCAGCAGAGTACCTTGAAGTTGACCCAGAATTCTTGGCTAAGATGCTTTACGATCCTCTAAGGGTTAAGCCTCCCGTGGAGCTAGCCATACACTTCTCGGAAATCCTGGAAATTCCTCTCCACCCATACTACACCCTTTATTGGAATACTGTAAATCCTAAAGATGTTGAAAGACTTTGGGGAGTATTAAAAGACAAGGCCACCATAGAATGGGGCACTTTCAGAGGTATAAAGTTTGCAAAGAAAATTGAAATTAGCCTGGACGACCTGGGAAGTCTTAAGAGAACCCTAGAGCTCCTGGGACTTCCTCATACGGTAAGAGAAGGGATTGTAGTGGTTGATTATCCGTGGAGTGCAGCTCTTCTCACTCCATTGGGCAATCTTGAATGGGAGTTTAAGGCCAAGCCCTTCTACACTGTAATAGACATCATTAACGAGAACAATCAGATAAAGCTCAGGGACAGGGGAATAAGCTGGATAGGGGCAAGAATGGGAAGGCCAGAGAAGGCAAAAGAAAGAAAAATGAAGCCACCTGTTCAAGTCCTCTTCCCAATTGGCTTGGCAGGGGGTTCTAGCAGAGATATAAAGAAGGCTGCTGAAGAGGGAAAAATAGCTGAAGTTGAGATTGCTTTCTTCAAGTGTCCGAAGTGTGGCCATGTAGGGCCTGAAACTCTCTGTCCCGAGTGTGGGATTAGGAAAGAGTTGATATGGACATGTCCCAAGTGTGGGGCTGAATACACCAATTCCCAGGCTGAGGGGTACTCGTATTCATGTCCAAAGTGCAATGTGAAGCTAAAGCCATTCACAAAGAGGAAGATAAAGCCCTCAGAGCTCTTAAACAGGGCCATGGAAAACGTGAAGGTTTATGGAGTTGACAAGCTTAAGGGCGTAATGGGAATGACTTCTGGCTGGAAGATTGCAGAGCCGCTGGAGAAAGGTCTTTTGAGAGCAAAAAATGAAGTTTACGTCTTTAAGGATGGAACCATAAGATTTGATGCCACAGATGCTCCAATAACTCACTTTAGGCCTAGGGAGATAGGAGTTTCAGTGGAAAAGCTGAGAGAGCTTGGCTACACCCATGACTTCGAAGGGAAACCTCTGGTGAGTGAAGACCAGATAGTTGAGCTTAAGCCCCAAGATGTAATCCTCTCAAAGGAGGCTGGCAAGTACCTCTTAAGAGTGGCCAGGTTTGTTGATGATCTTCTTGAGAAGTTCTACGGACTTCCCAGGTTCTACAACGCCGAAAAAATGGAGGATTTAATTGGTCACCTAGTGATAGGATTGGCCCCTCACACTTCAGCCGGAATCGTGGGGAGGATAATAGGCTTTGTAGATGCTCTGGTTGGCTACGCTCACCCCTACTTCCATGCGGCCAAGAGAAGGAACTGTGATGGAGATGAGGATAGTGTAATGCTACTCCTTGATGCCCTATTGAACTTCTCCAGATACTACCTCCCCGAAAAAAGAGGAGGAAAAATGGACGCTCCTCTTGTCATAACCACGAGGCTTGATCCAAGAGAGGTGGACAGTGAAGTGCACAACATGGATGTCGTTAGATACTATCCATTAGAGTTCTATGAAGCAACTTACGAGCTTAAATCACCAAAGGAACTTGTGGGAGTTATAGAGAGAGTTGAAGATAGATTAGGAAAGCCTGAAATGTATTACGGAATAAAGTTCACCCACGATACCGACGACATAGCTCTAGGACCAAAGATGAGCCTCTACAAGCAGTTGGGAGATATGGAGGAGAAAGTGAAGAGGCAATTGACATTGGCAGAGAGAATTAGAGCTGTGGATCAACACTATGTTGCTGAAACAATCCTCAACTCCCACTTAATTCCCGACTTGAGGGGTAACCTAAGGAGCTTTACTAGACAAGAATTTCGCTGTGTGAAGTGTAACACAAAGTACAGAAGGCCGCCCTTGGATGGAAAATGCCCAGTCTGTGGAGGAAAGATAGTGCTGACAGTTAGCAAAGGAGCCATTGAAAAGTACTTGGGGACTGCCAAGATGCTCGTAGCTAACTACAACGTAAAGCCATATACAAGGCAGAGAATATGCTTGACGGAGAAGGATATTGATTCACTCTTTGAGTACTTATTCCCAGAAGCCCAGTTAACGCTCATTGTAGATCCAAACGACATCTGTATGAAAATGATCAAGGAAAGAACGGGGGAAACAGTTCAAGGAGGCCTGCTTGAGAACTTTAATTCCTCTGGAAATAATGGGAAGAAAATAGAGAAGAAGGAGAAAAAGGCAAAGGAAAAGCCTAAAAAGAAGAAAGTTATAAGCTTGGACGACTTCTTCTCCAAACGCTGA
- a CDS encoding MBL fold metallo-hydrolase, with translation MKIVWCGHACFLVEDRGTKILIDPYPDVDEDRIGKVDYILVTHEHMDHYGKTPLIAKLSDAEVIGPKTVYLMAISDGLTKVREIEVGQEIELGDIRVRAFFTEHPTSQYPLGYLIEGSKRVAHLGDTYYSPAFTELRGKVDVLLVPIGGKSTASVREAADIVEMIRPRIAVPMHYGTYSEADPEEFKKELQKRRIWVLVKDLKPYEGFEI, from the coding sequence ATGAAGATTGTGTGGTGTGGTCATGCCTGCTTCTTGGTGGAGGATAGGGGGACTAAGATACTAATCGATCCATACCCAGACGTTGATGAAGACAGAATAGGCAAGGTCGATTACATTCTAGTTACCCACGAGCACATGGATCACTACGGTAAGACCCCACTAATAGCAAAGCTCAGTGATGCCGAGGTTATAGGGCCGAAAACAGTTTATCTCATGGCAATAAGTGATGGGCTAACAAAGGTCAGAGAGATAGAGGTGGGACAGGAAATCGAGCTGGGAGATATTAGGGTTAGGGCATTTTTCACAGAGCATCCAACAAGCCAGTATCCCCTGGGATATCTAATTGAAGGAAGCAAAAGAGTGGCTCACTTGGGAGATACATACTACAGTCCAGCTTTTACAGAGTTGAGGGGAAAGGTTGATGTTCTTTTGGTTCCAATAGGTGGGAAGTCCACCGCTAGTGTAAGGGAGGCTGCGGATATAGTGGAGATGATAAGGCCCAGGATAGCAGTTCCAATGCACTATGGAACGTACAGCGAGGCCGATCCTGAAGAGTTCAAGAAGGAGCTCCAAAAAAGGCGCATATGGGTTTTAGTAAAGGATCTTAAGCCCTATGAGGGTTTTGAAATCTGA
- the radB gene encoding DNA repair and recombination protein RadB, which translates to MLNTELLTTGVKGLDELLGGGVAKGVILQVYGPFATGKTTFAMQVGLLNEGKVAYVDTEGGFSPERLAQMAESRNLDVEKALEKFVIFEPMDLNEQRQVIARLKNIVNEKFSLVVVDSFTAHYRAEGSREYGELSKQLQVLQWIARRKNVAVIVVNQVYYDSNSGILKPIAEHTLGYKTKDILRFERLRVGVRIAVLERHRFRPEGGMVYFKITDKGLEDVKNED; encoded by the coding sequence ATGCTAAATACTGAGCTCTTAACCACTGGAGTCAAGGGGTTAGATGAGCTTTTAGGTGGTGGAGTTGCTAAGGGAGTAATACTCCAAGTTTACGGGCCATTTGCCACCGGGAAGACAACTTTTGCAATGCAGGTTGGATTATTGAATGAGGGAAAAGTGGCTTATGTTGATACTGAGGGGGGATTCTCCCCCGAAAGGTTAGCTCAAATGGCAGAATCAAGGAACTTGGATGTGGAGAAAGCACTTGAAAAGTTCGTGATATTCGAACCTATGGATTTAAACGAGCAAAGACAGGTAATTGCGAGGTTGAAAAATATCGTGAATGAAAAGTTTTCTTTAGTTGTGGTCGACTCCTTTACGGCCCATTATAGAGCGGAGGGGAGTAGAGAGTATGGAGAACTTTCCAAGCAACTCCAAGTTCTTCAGTGGATTGCCAGAAGAAAAAACGTTGCCGTTATAGTTGTCAATCAAGTTTATTACGATTCAAACTCAGGAATTCTTAAACCAATAGCTGAGCACACCCTGGGGTACAAAACAAAGGACATCCTCCGCTTTGAAAGGCTTAGGGTTGGAGTGAGAATTGCAGTTCTGGAAAGGCATAGGTTTAGGCCAGAGGGTGGGATGGTATACTTCAAAATAACAGATAAAGGATTGGAGGATGTAAAAAACGAAGATTAG
- a CDS encoding DUF402 domain-containing protein: MSTESEIAVRIRGIYSTALTKLLMDRGFKIVQPSDVIAERFGIEKSYEDFDVDIYDKNHGVTIVGTKVEAVKKVFEEEFIDVFFRKLPYKLHGIYKGLVVKRDDRFVYVDIGNVIGTVLIEELPDAAEGDEVVVQVKKHNVLPHLSTLITIPGDYAVLIPKPIGVQRHVKISRKIKDPEERERLRILGLSVDLGEWGVLWRTAAAYKDWNTLRDELVRLSKIADKLKEAEKFSAPAEIIEGREIYEIEFGGGVKKKLDEIRNEVVPTIEGHHQFKSYDPEFTLAVDVAEGILAKLPSQRQKISKGFLEAIITSKGPKVGWIFTLNHVKPDGQIIKIGPGEVIEVSTDPLKVTIKRYLRPGKFYDGLEVPIESGDYAITEIEAGKWWFVHRYYDKDGNLKGEFYNINTPVEIYPDKARYVDLEVDIVRWPDGKKEIIDKEKLKEHYEEGIISEKLYKATLRIAQEVYDRL, encoded by the coding sequence GTGTCTACAGAATCAGAAATAGCGGTGAGGATAAGGGGAATATATAGCACGGCCCTAACAAAGCTCCTAATGGACAGGGGTTTCAAGATAGTACAGCCAAGCGACGTGATAGCTGAGAGGTTTGGAATTGAGAAGAGCTATGAGGACTTTGACGTCGACATCTACGACAAAAACCACGGTGTGACAATCGTTGGAACCAAAGTGGAGGCGGTGAAGAAGGTCTTTGAGGAGGAGTTTATTGACGTCTTTTTTAGAAAGCTCCCCTATAAGCTCCATGGAATTTACAAGGGGCTTGTGGTGAAAAGAGATGACAGGTTTGTTTATGTAGATATTGGGAATGTTATTGGAACGGTTCTCATAGAGGAGCTTCCAGATGCTGCCGAAGGGGATGAAGTTGTTGTTCAAGTGAAGAAGCACAACGTCCTCCCACACCTAAGCACCTTAATAACAATCCCGGGTGACTATGCAGTGCTGATTCCAAAGCCCATAGGAGTTCAGAGACACGTGAAGATTTCCAGAAAGATAAAGGATCCCGAGGAAAGGGAAAGGTTGAGAATCCTGGGACTAAGTGTTGATCTTGGAGAGTGGGGTGTTCTCTGGAGAACTGCTGCCGCTTACAAGGATTGGAACACGTTAAGGGATGAACTAGTGAGGCTTTCAAAAATTGCAGATAAGCTGAAGGAGGCAGAGAAGTTCTCAGCTCCAGCAGAGATAATAGAGGGGAGGGAAATTTACGAGATTGAATTCGGTGGTGGAGTCAAGAAAAAGCTTGATGAGATTAGGAATGAAGTTGTTCCCACAATTGAAGGGCACCACCAGTTCAAGTCCTACGACCCAGAGTTTACATTAGCTGTAGATGTCGCAGAGGGGATTCTGGCAAAACTCCCGTCCCAGAGGCAGAAGATAAGTAAAGGATTTCTAGAAGCTATAATTACCAGTAAAGGACCAAAGGTTGGTTGGATATTCACGCTGAACCACGTGAAACCTGATGGGCAGATAATAAAGATTGGCCCAGGGGAAGTAATAGAGGTATCCACGGATCCTTTAAAAGTGACAATAAAGAGATATCTAAGGCCAGGAAAGTTCTATGATGGACTGGAAGTGCCAATAGAGAGTGGAGATTACGCAATAACTGAAATAGAGGCTGGAAAGTGGTGGTTTGTTCACAGATACTATGATAAAGATGGCAACCTTAAGGGAGAGTTCTACAACATCAACACCCCTGTGGAGATCTATCCAGATAAGGCAAGATATGTGGATCTAGAGGTCGACATAGTGAGGTGGCCAGACGGAAAGAAGGAGATCATAGATAAGGAGAAGCTAAAGGAACACTACGAGGAGGGAATTATTAGTGAGAAGCTCTATAAGGCAACGCTGAGGATTGCCCAGGAGGTCTACGACAGGCTCTAA
- a CDS encoding glycerate kinase type-2 family protein gives MNREDLLSQGDVRTKEIALAMMEEAIKSADPYEAVKRVLRIEGDKLIVNGKEFQIKGDIYVLAFGKAACSMAKAVEEILGDRIREGIAVTKYGYSLPLIKKIRVIEAGHPIPDENSVKGAKLGVELAKKVKENDILLVLISGGGSALFTLPEDGISLEDKIKTNELLLKSGAKIYEINTVRKHISKVKGGKLAKLVKGTLISLIVSDVVGDPLEAIASGPTVKDPTTFRDAYRILKLYNLWDKIPESVRRYIELGLEGKVEETLKEDLPNVHNFLIASNALACEAVERKAKELGLNAYILTTTLEGEAREVGIALGSIIEEVYHRNRPFKRPCVLIAGGETTVTIQGEAGLGGPNQELALSIARKIAGLRGVAVLVIDTDGTDGPTDAAGGLVDSYTLEVLKKENIDVEEYLKRHNAYEALKRAKALVITGPTRTNVNSMMIAVIL, from the coding sequence ATGAACAGGGAGGACCTACTCTCCCAGGGAGATGTTAGGACAAAAGAAATAGCACTTGCAATGATGGAAGAAGCAATAAAGAGCGCGGATCCTTATGAGGCCGTAAAGAGAGTACTCAGAATTGAGGGGGATAAGCTCATAGTTAACGGAAAAGAGTTTCAAATAAAAGGAGATATTTACGTGTTGGCCTTTGGGAAGGCCGCATGTTCAATGGCAAAGGCCGTGGAAGAGATTTTAGGAGATAGGATAAGGGAAGGAATAGCGGTAACAAAGTACGGCTACTCCCTACCTCTAATAAAGAAGATAAGGGTCATTGAAGCAGGACACCCAATTCCAGATGAAAACTCAGTGAAAGGGGCTAAGCTTGGAGTTGAACTCGCGAAAAAGGTGAAAGAAAACGATATTCTATTGGTTCTGATTTCTGGAGGAGGGTCGGCCTTGTTCACACTCCCCGAAGATGGAATAAGCCTCGAGGACAAGATCAAGACAAATGAGCTCCTCCTCAAGAGTGGGGCGAAGATATATGAAATAAACACAGTTAGAAAGCACATCTCAAAGGTTAAAGGAGGAAAACTGGCAAAGCTCGTCAAAGGAACACTGATAAGCTTGATTGTTTCAGATGTTGTAGGTGATCCCCTGGAAGCAATAGCCTCTGGGCCAACGGTGAAAGACCCAACAACGTTTAGGGATGCATATAGGATCCTCAAGCTCTACAACCTTTGGGATAAGATTCCAGAGAGCGTGAGGAGATATATAGAGCTTGGTCTTGAGGGGAAGGTTGAAGAGACATTAAAGGAGGATTTGCCAAATGTTCACAACTTTCTCATTGCCAGTAACGCGTTGGCCTGCGAAGCCGTTGAAAGAAAGGCTAAAGAGCTTGGCTTAAATGCTTATATACTAACAACAACACTTGAGGGGGAGGCCAGAGAAGTGGGGATTGCTCTTGGTTCTATAATCGAAGAGGTTTACCACAGAAACAGACCCTTCAAGAGGCCATGTGTTCTAATTGCTGGAGGTGAAACTACAGTTACAATACAGGGGGAAGCTGGGCTTGGTGGGCCTAACCAGGAGCTTGCCCTAAGTATAGCGAGGAAGATAGCAGGGCTTAGAGGAGTTGCCGTGCTGGTCATAGATACCGACGGAACTGACGGGCCCACAGATGCTGCTGGAGGATTGGTAGATAGCTACACATTGGAGGTTCTTAAAAAAGAGAACATTGACGTTGAGGAATACTTAAAGAGACACAACGCCTATGAGGCGCTGAAGAGGGCGAAGGCTCTTGTTATAACTGGGCCCACGAGAACGAACGTTAATTCCATGATGATTGCCGTGATTCTTTAG